The following proteins come from a genomic window of SAR324 cluster bacterium:
- a CDS encoding DNA translocase FtsK 4TM domain-containing protein, whose amino-acid sequence MVHAQPRPFPVISYTIAQVIGILLVLSMVTVDFYDPTVFNQVYPSGGIQNWLGIGGALIGGSLVELLGISALLIPWFISQLPFAALKASMGTRLYHAFVVVFMLSVIQATLESLFWPLFSTRDATMFLFHSGYLGMMAASWLTQTTGLMEGSVMALLALLFSSLKIYQAMPFIATGILIQRGYMLSVMIFLLILKQLKLTRIKLNTYHLPFRRKSDTYADSLDSLSIPCEEDLEAPPAYEASSTTMTYESVHHGARLS is encoded by the coding sequence ATGGTACATGCTCAACCCCGACCTTTTCCTGTGATCAGCTACACCATTGCGCAAGTTATTGGTATTTTGCTGGTGTTGTCGATGGTTACTGTTGATTTTTATGACCCCACCGTATTCAATCAGGTTTATCCTTCAGGCGGCATACAGAACTGGCTGGGGATTGGAGGAGCCTTGATCGGAGGTTCCCTGGTTGAACTGCTTGGAATCTCTGCCCTGCTGATTCCATGGTTCATTTCCCAACTGCCGTTTGCGGCCCTCAAAGCGTCTATGGGAACCAGACTTTACCATGCCTTTGTGGTGGTGTTCATGCTTTCCGTGATTCAGGCAACTCTCGAATCCCTGTTTTGGCCATTGTTCTCTACCCGCGATGCCACCATGTTTCTGTTCCATTCCGGATATCTGGGAATGATGGCGGCATCCTGGCTTACCCAAACCACAGGTCTGATGGAAGGCTCTGTTATGGCCCTGCTGGCCCTGCTGTTTTCCAGCCTCAAGATCTATCAGGCCATGCCCTTCATTGCGACGGGAATCTTGATCCAGCGTGGCTACATGTTGTCAGTGATGATTTTTCTGTTAATTTTAAAACAGCTAAAACTGACCCGAATCAAGTTGAACACATACCATCTGCCTTTCCGTCGGAAATCTGATACTTACGCGGATTCACTCGATTCCCTTTCAATTCCCTGTGAAGAAGACCTGGAGGCCCCCCCTGCTTATG
- a CDS encoding site-specific DNA-methyltransferase, which produces MDKLPLTSMNIPEEQQNKLKELFPEVFTEGNKIDWNKLRLTLGEQIDVGKERYGMNWPGKADCFKTIQQPSIGTLVPCPEESVDFDTTQNLFIEGDNLEVLKLLQKSYLGKVKMIYIDPPYNTGNDFIYPDNYSESLETYLSYTGQVDEAGRKFSTNTDTDGRFHSKWMNMMYPRLFLAKNLLREDGVIFVSIDENEAKNLRAVMDEIFGEENFSGEIVWKNSSKNDQAYISIQHEYILCYVRNKSENNGEWSEKKEGLNEIYKAFDGFRKKHGNKWDKIHEEAVAWYKQFPESNPIFSSKHYSWMDENGVYFPDNISGPNFGQYRYDVIHPVAGKVCKEPSSGWRFPEETMKQRIADNLVHFGKDESTIPNNKTYLKNTESQSLSSIKYKDGRVASKLLIKLLGGNYFTNPKDANLLGLIIKAVLKDNCGIILDFFSGSCTTAHAVLDLNKSDGGNRKFIMVQLPELCDENSEAYKAGYKTIADIGKERIRRVIKKIKEEQNSPQGDLLEQDQPFQDLGFKVFKLSKSNFNIWNANVEKAPESIQQQLELHIDHIDQKSSQEAILYEILLKSGFELTTAIEKLNIESKTVFSIAEGELLICLEKQLTLEVIRAIAERKPSRVVCLDEGFQHNDQLKTNAVQIMKSKGVLNFRTV; this is translated from the coding sequence ATTGACAAACTCCCGTTGACCTCCATGAATATTCCAGAGGAACAACAAAATAAATTGAAAGAGCTTTTTCCTGAAGTGTTTACGGAAGGCAATAAAATCGACTGGAATAAACTCCGGTTGACATTGGGAGAACAAATTGACGTGGGCAAGGAACGCTACGGGATGAACTGGCCGGGAAAGGCGGACTGTTTCAAGACGATCCAACAACCCAGTATCGGCACACTGGTTCCCTGCCCGGAAGAAAGTGTGGATTTTGACACCACCCAAAACCTGTTCATTGAAGGGGACAACCTCGAAGTTTTGAAACTCCTGCAAAAAAGCTATCTGGGCAAAGTGAAGATGATCTACATTGATCCCCCATACAACACCGGCAACGACTTCATTTATCCTGATAACTACTCGGAATCACTGGAAACTTATCTCTCCTATACAGGACAGGTGGATGAAGCAGGACGGAAATTCAGCACCAATACCGATACCGATGGACGCTTTCACAGCAAGTGGATGAACATGATGTATCCCCGTCTGTTTTTGGCAAAGAATTTGTTGCGGGAAGATGGGGTTATTTTTGTGAGTATTGATGAAAATGAAGCGAAAAACTTACGAGCAGTGATGGATGAAATTTTTGGGGAAGAGAATTTTTCTGGCGAGATCGTTTGGAAAAATAGCAGTAAAAACGATCAAGCATACATATCAATTCAACATGAATATATTCTTTGTTATGTTAGAAACAAGAGTGAAAATAATGGAGAATGGAGTGAAAAAAAAGAAGGACTTAATGAAATTTATAAGGCATTTGATGGATTTAGGAAAAAACATGGTAATAAATGGGATAAAATTCATGAAGAAGCTGTTGCGTGGTATAAACAATTCCCAGAATCAAATCCTATTTTTTCAAGTAAACATTATTCTTGGATGGATGAAAACGGGGTATATTTCCCCGATAACATTTCAGGTCCAAACTTTGGTCAGTATAGATATGATGTGATACACCCTGTTGCTGGAAAGGTTTGCAAAGAACCCTCAAGTGGTTGGCGATTTCCTGAAGAAACTATGAAACAAAGAATTGCAGATAATCTAGTGCATTTTGGGAAAGATGAATCTACGATTCCTAATAACAAAACTTATTTAAAAAATACTGAATCCCAAAGTTTATCAAGCATTAAATACAAAGACGGGAGGGTGGCTTCTAAATTATTAATTAAACTCTTAGGGGGAAATTATTTTACTAATCCAAAGGATGCTAACTTGTTAGGTTTAATTATAAAAGCAGTTCTTAAAGATAATTGTGGAATCATCCTCGATTTCTTCTCCGGCTCCTGCACCACCGCCCATGCTGTTCTCGACCTCAACAAAAGTGATGGAGGTAATCGTAAATTCATCATGGTTCAGTTACCAGAACTGTGTGATGAAAACTCAGAAGCCTACAAAGCAGGATATAAAACCATAGCGGACATAGGCAAAGAACGGATTCGCCGAGTGATCAAAAAAATCAAGGAAGAGCAGAATTCCCCACAAGGTGATTTGCTGGAACAAGATCAGCCCTTTCAAGATTTAGGTTTCAAGGTTTTCAAACTATCCAAATCCAATTTCAATATCTGGAACGCCAATGTTGAAAAAGCTCCTGAGTCGATTCAGCAACAATTGGAACTTCATATTGATCACATTGATCAAAAATCCTCTCAAGAAGCCATTCTTTACGAAATTTTGCTCAAATCCGGTTTTGAACTGACCACTGCCATTGAAAAACTGAATATTGAGAGCAAAACAGTGTTCTCCATTGCGGAAGGAGAACTGTTGATTTGTCTGGAAAAGCAACTCACCCTGGAAGTGATCCGAGCCATTGCGGAACGAAAACCCTCACGAGTGGTGTGTCTGGATGAAGGTTTCCAACACAATGACCAACTCAAAACCAACGCTGTTCAAATCATGAAAAGCAAAGGTGTTCTTAACTTCAGAACCGTATAA
- a CDS encoding DEAD/DEAH box helicase family protein: protein MKLKFDSTQPHQLAAVQSLVDLFDGQPLNPDGYTISIDTKDQQYHGGTIQEELGYGNQLLLSEEALWKNLHKIQESNELDVTPQEKLEEYGMNFSVEMETGTGKTYVYLRTIFELSQKYGFKKFIIVVPSVAIREGTLKNIEITKEHFKALYNNIEFESFVYDSKKANRLRHFATSNQLQIMVINIDSFNKKDISVIHKESDKLSGHQPIEFVQATHPFVIVDEPQSVDNTPKAQDAIKTLNPLAIFRYSATHRNLYNLVYKLDPIKAYKYRLVKQVIVASARGDNGQNDAYIKLLEVDNKKGIKARIRIHSKTKNGIKEDTIWVKQNDDLFIRSNEREAYRNGFEILEISAEPGNEYIEFTWGRLNLGQERGGIQEDLTEIQIHNTINKHLEKELQLKEKGIKVLSLFFIDRVVNYREYDSDGNPQKGKFAKIFEQHYEALIKLPKYNGLKGYPVEKIHDGYFSQDKKGILKDTTGSTQADDDTYAKIMRNKEQLLSLDEPLKFIFSHSALREGWDNPNVFQICTLNETRSVMKKRQEIGRGLRLPVNQEGERVFDENINKLTVVANESYDEFAAKLQTEYEEDCGVTFGKVPKIGFSKLTKIVDDQEIPLGQKNSEKIWTELVAKGFMDEKGKIQSSFNPKKPDFSLGLSAEFQPLEAEIVTVLQSFQLERHIKKDEEPQKLQINKQVFLDPEFEKLWDRIKHRTTYAVEYSTQELITNTVKAIKRMEHIESVKVSYREDLLNIENKGVTTVNIKGHDIKIEYTGGLPDILAYLQKETELTRRTLVSILTDSGRLAEFAVNPQKFMDAVGNIIKRELHKLMIDGIKYEKLTDGMIEWSMQLFKDREILSYLNNRLDVHKSVYDAVVYDSEVERKFAEEMDRRTDIKLFVKLPAWFKIETPIGEYNPDWAIVKHFDETVYLVRETKGTKDFEKLRNLEADKIRCGKKHFESLAVDFQVVVSAGGL, encoded by the coding sequence ATGAAACTCAAATTTGATTCAACACAGCCCCACCAACTGGCAGCAGTGCAAAGTCTCGTTGATTTATTTGATGGACAGCCTCTCAACCCAGATGGATATACCATTTCAATTGATACCAAAGATCAGCAGTATCATGGCGGAACTATTCAGGAAGAGTTAGGTTACGGCAACCAGCTTTTACTTTCCGAAGAAGCTCTCTGGAAAAATCTCCATAAAATTCAGGAAAGCAATGAACTGGATGTCACCCCTCAAGAGAAACTGGAAGAATACGGCATGAATTTCTCCGTGGAGATGGAAACAGGAACTGGAAAAACCTATGTGTACCTCCGCACCATCTTTGAACTGAGTCAAAAGTACGGCTTCAAGAAATTCATTATCGTGGTTCCGAGTGTCGCCATTCGGGAAGGCACTCTCAAAAATATTGAAATCACCAAAGAACATTTCAAGGCGCTTTACAACAACATCGAGTTTGAATCGTTTGTCTATGACAGCAAAAAAGCAAATCGGTTGCGGCATTTCGCTACCAGCAACCAGTTACAAATCATGGTGATCAACATAGATTCTTTCAACAAGAAGGACATTTCCGTGATTCATAAGGAAAGCGATAAACTTTCCGGTCATCAACCGATTGAATTTGTACAGGCAACCCATCCCTTTGTAATCGTTGACGAACCGCAAAGTGTGGACAACACACCCAAAGCTCAGGACGCCATTAAAACGCTGAACCCTCTTGCCATTTTCCGTTATTCAGCCACTCACAGGAATCTTTACAATCTTGTCTACAAGCTCGATCCGATCAAGGCTTATAAATACCGTTTGGTAAAGCAGGTTATTGTAGCCTCGGCAAGGGGCGACAACGGTCAAAATGACGCCTATATCAAATTGCTTGAGGTTGATAACAAAAAAGGAATTAAGGCAAGAATTCGGATTCATTCAAAAACAAAAAACGGGATCAAGGAAGATACGATCTGGGTCAAACAGAATGATGACCTGTTTATCCGATCCAATGAACGAGAAGCTTATCGGAACGGTTTTGAAATACTGGAAATCAGTGCGGAACCGGGAAATGAATACATTGAGTTTACATGGGGAAGACTGAATTTGGGACAGGAACGCGGAGGTATTCAGGAAGATTTAACCGAAATTCAAATTCATAACACCATCAACAAACATTTGGAGAAAGAACTTCAACTCAAGGAAAAAGGGATCAAGGTTCTGAGCCTGTTCTTCATAGACCGAGTCGTGAATTATCGTGAATATGACAGTGACGGGAACCCCCAAAAAGGAAAATTCGCCAAAATTTTTGAACAGCACTACGAGGCACTTATTAAACTTCCGAAATACAATGGTTTGAAAGGATACCCCGTTGAAAAAATTCATGACGGTTATTTTTCTCAAGATAAAAAGGGAATTCTCAAGGATACGACAGGATCAACCCAGGCGGATGATGACACCTACGCGAAAATCATGCGGAACAAGGAACAATTGCTTTCACTGGATGAACCATTGAAATTCATTTTTTCCCATTCGGCTTTGCGTGAAGGTTGGGACAATCCGAACGTGTTTCAAATCTGCACCTTGAATGAAACCCGCTCTGTCATGAAAAAGCGTCAGGAAATTGGACGAGGATTACGATTACCGGTGAATCAGGAAGGAGAACGGGTGTTTGATGAAAACATCAATAAGCTCACGGTTGTGGCAAACGAAAGTTATGATGAGTTTGCCGCAAAGCTCCAAACCGAATACGAGGAAGATTGCGGAGTTACCTTTGGCAAAGTACCGAAAATCGGTTTTTCCAAACTGACTAAAATTGTAGATGATCAGGAAATTCCACTGGGACAGAAGAATTCAGAAAAAATATGGACGGAATTAGTTGCCAAAGGATTCATGGATGAAAAAGGGAAAATCCAATCTTCATTCAATCCTAAAAAGCCTGATTTCAGTCTGGGATTATCGGCGGAGTTTCAACCACTGGAAGCGGAAATTGTGACTGTTCTGCAATCCTTTCAGTTGGAACGTCATATCAAGAAGGATGAAGAACCCCAAAAATTACAAATCAATAAACAGGTATTTCTTGATCCGGAATTTGAAAAACTGTGGGATCGCATTAAACACCGCACGACCTATGCGGTGGAATATTCCACCCAGGAATTGATCACCAATACGGTGAAAGCTATTAAGCGGATGGAACACATTGAATCTGTGAAAGTTTCTTATCGGGAAGATTTGCTGAATATAGAAAATAAAGGTGTTACCACTGTCAATATTAAGGGCCACGACATCAAAATTGAATATACCGGAGGATTGCCGGATATTCTGGCCTATCTCCAAAAAGAAACCGAATTGACCAGACGTACTTTGGTTTCCATTTTGACGGACAGCGGTCGCTTGGCTGAATTTGCGGTGAATCCCCAAAAATTCATGGATGCGGTCGGAAATATCATCAAACGTGAACTGCATAAACTGATGATTGACGGAATCAAATATGAAAAACTCACGGATGGGATGATCGAATGGAGTATGCAACTTTTTAAAGACCGGGAGATCCTGAGTTATCTGAACAACCGTCTGGATGTTCATAAATCCGTTTATGACGCAGTCGTCTATGATAGCGAAGTAGAACGCAAGTTTGCCGAAGAAATGGACAGACGGACAGACATTAAGCTATTTGTAAAACTCCCTGCCTGGTTCAAGATAGAAACACCGATTGGGGAATACAATCCCGATTGGGCCATAGTGAAGCATTTTGACGAAACCGTTTATCTTGTCCGTGAAACCAAAGGCACCAAGGATTTTGAAAAACTCCGCAACTTGGAAGCCGATAAAATCCGCTGTGGCAAAAAACACTTTGAAAGTTTGGCGGTTGATTTTCAGGTGGTGGTGAGTGCGGGGGGTCTGTAA
- a CDS encoding type II toxin-antitoxin system VapC family toxin: MMPYVLDACALIAFLDDEPGADVVDTCLETGKCYLHAINACEVYYDIWKKSGESVATTIVERLALLGIFLQDDMDITFWQQVGRLKAEIKRISLADCFAVVLAQKTGSTLLTSDHHEFDPIVPLNLCSIQFIR; the protein is encoded by the coding sequence ATGATGCCTTATGTTTTAGATGCCTGCGCACTGATTGCTTTTTTGGATGATGAACCGGGAGCGGATGTTGTGGATACCTGTTTAGAAACAGGAAAGTGTTATCTGCATGCCATCAATGCGTGTGAAGTTTATTACGATATCTGGAAAAAATCAGGGGAGAGTGTAGCGACAACGATAGTAGAACGATTAGCTTTATTGGGTATTTTTCTCCAAGATGACATGGATATCACCTTTTGGCAACAAGTTGGCAGATTGAAAGCCGAAATCAAGAGGATTTCTCTGGCTGATTGCTTCGCTGTCGTATTGGCTCAGAAAACAGGCTCGACCCTCCTGACATCAGACCACCACGAATTTGACCCCATTGTTCCTCTGAATTTATGTTCCATTCAATTTATTCGGTAA
- the coaD gene encoding pantetheine-phosphate adenylyltransferase has protein sequence MVPETSPYAAIYPLSANPPTWGHADIVSRAAKIFDKVYWSVAFNPDKKYLFSVEERMSMMQVYIDHFQLTNVIPDSYTGSTVRYAQQKQVHVLIKGLRNYSDFQQEFQQAVGNKGIDEKMETFCLFGAPGLTVVSSSLVRELAFLGEDITPYVHPAVAQRVSEIIHHSKT, from the coding sequence ATGGTCCCTGAAACCAGTCCATATGCGGCCATTTATCCGCTGAGTGCCAACCCGCCGACATGGGGTCATGCGGATATTGTATCCCGGGCCGCAAAAATTTTTGATAAGGTTTACTGGTCTGTCGCCTTCAATCCTGATAAAAAATATCTATTTTCAGTGGAAGAACGGATGTCCATGATGCAGGTTTATATTGATCATTTCCAACTGACCAATGTGATACCGGATTCCTACACAGGTTCCACCGTGCGGTATGCTCAACAGAAACAGGTGCATGTGCTCATCAAGGGATTGCGCAATTACAGCGATTTTCAGCAGGAATTCCAGCAGGCCGTAGGGAATAAGGGCATTGACGAAAAAATGGAAACTTTTTGTTTGTTTGGAGCACCCGGCCTGACAGTGGTCAGTTCTTCACTGGTCCGTGAACTGGCATTTCTGGGGGAAGACATCACGCCCTATGTTCATCCGGCAGTCGCACAACGAGTGTCTGAAATCATTCATCATTCAAAAACGTAA